The stretch of DNA AGCGGCGGCACGATGGATGCCAGCAACCTGATCAAGCCGGCGCTCGCGTCGGGCGACCTGCGCTGCATCGGCTCGACCACGTTCCAGGAATACCGCGGCATCTTCGAAAAGGACCGGGCCCTGGCGCGGCGCTTCCAGAAGATCGACATCGTCGAGCCGACGGTGGGCGAGGCCTACGAGATCCTGCAGGGCCTCAAGCCCAAGTACGAGGCGCACCACGGCGTGACCTACGCCGACGATGCGCTGCAGGCGGCGGTGGACCTGTCGGTCAAGCACATCGGCGACCGCCTGCTGCCGGACAAGGCCATCGACGTGATCGACGAGGCCGGCGCCCGGCAGCGGCTGCTGGCGCTGGACATCCGCAAGAGCCTGATCGATGTCGAGGAGATCGAGACGATTGTCGCCAAGATGGCGCGCATCCCGACCAAGCAGGTCAGCGCCTCCGACAAGGACGTGCTGCGCAACCTCGAGCGCAACCTGAAGATGGTGATCTTCGGCCAGGATCCGGCGATCGACACGCTGACCTCGGCCATCAAGCTCGCCCGCTCGGGCCTGGGCAATCCGGACAAGCCGATCGGCAACTTCCTGTTCGCTGGTCCCACCGGTGTCGGCAAGACCGAGGTGACCAAGCAGCTCGCGCTGCAGCTGGGCATCGAGCTGGTCCGCTTTGACATGTCCGAGTACATGGAGCCGCATTCGGTGAGCCGCCTGATCGGTGCGCCCCCGGGTTACGTCGGTTTCGACCAGGGCGGCCTGCTGACCGAGAAGATCGTCAAGACGCCGCACTGCGTGCTGCTGCTGGACGAGGTCGAGAAGGCGCATCCGGACATCTTCAACATCCTGTTGCAGGTGATGGACCGCGGCGTGCTGACCGACACCAACGGTCGCGAGGCCAACTTCAAGAACGTGATCCTGGTGATGACCACCAATGCCGGCGCGGCGCAGGCGTCGCGGCGCACGATTGGCTTCACCCAGCAGGATCATTCGACCGATGCGATGGAAGTGATCCGCCGCAGCTTCACCCCGGAATTCCGCAACCGCCTCGATGCGGTCGTGCAGTTCCAGGCGCTTGGCTTCGAGCACATCCTGCGCGTGGTCGACAAGTTCCTGATCGAGCTGGAAGCGCAGTTGCACGACAAGGACGTGACGCTGTCGGCCACGCCGACCGCGCGCGACTGGCTGGCCCAGCACGGCTTCGACCCGCTGATGGGTGCGCGTCCGATGGCGCGGGTGATCCAGGACAAGATCAAGCGCCCGCTGGCGGACGAGCTGCTGTTCGGCAAGCTGGTCAACGGCGGCCGCGTCAGCATCGACGTCAAGGACGACGAGTTGGTGGTCGAGGCGCAGGCCGAGCCGGAGAAGCTCCTCCCGGCGACGGTCTAGCCGGACGTTCCCTCTCCCCTCGCGGGAGAGGGGCCGGCGCTGCAGGCGCCGGAGAGGCAACAAAAAAGGCGGCCGATGGCCGCCTTTTTTAATTCAATGGCTTACCGCTATTACTTCATGCGGTAAGTGATACGGCCCTTGGTCAGGTCGTACGGGGTCATTTCGACCTTCACCTTGTCGCCGGTCAGGATGCGGATGTAGTTCTTGCGCATGCGGCCGGAGATGTGGGCAATGATCTCGTGCCCGTTTTCGAGGCGCACCCGGAACATGGTGTTCGGAAGAGTTTCCGCCACCGTGCCCTCGAATTCGATCACGTCGTCTTTTGCCATGTGGTTCCTGAAATGCGTGGAGCGCCCGTGCCTCAGGATGAGGGACGGAACGAAGCCCCGTATTTTGCCATGCGCGCGCCGCCGTTGCAAAAAAACGGTTAATCGGGCAGCGGAGCGGCCAGTCGGCACGCCGGCCAATCGCCCACGCGGGCGTTCCAGCGCCCCGGGAGGCCCTCCAGCGTCGCCATCTCGGCCACCCGCGCGACGAAGGCCTGCCGCGGCCACAACCGGGCACCCAGGCTGATCAGGTGCGGGTTCTCGACCTGGGCGTCGATCAGGGGCCAGCCCCATTCGTGCAGATGGTGGGCCAGCGCGGCGAGGGCGACCTTGGAGCCGCCGGATTGCGCGCTGAACATGCTCTCGCCGTAGAACATCCGGCCCACCGTCACGCCGTAGATGCCGCCGACCAGCTGCTCACCGGCGAACACTTCGAACGAATGCGCATGGCCGAGCGCATGCAGGCGGCGATAGGCGACCTGCATCTCGCGGGTGATCCAGGTGCCGCGCTGGCCGGGCCGGCGGATCCGCGCGCAGACCTCGACGACCTCGTCGAAGGCGGTGTCGGCGCGCACCGTCCAGTCGCAGTGGCGCAGGCCACGGCGGAACTTCGAGGACAGCTTCACGGCATCGGTGGCGAACACCGTGCGCGGATCCGGGCTCCACCACAGGATCGGCTGGCCCTGCGAGTACCAGGGAAAGATGCCGTGCCGGTACGCGTTGAGAAGGCGCGCCGGCGAGAGGTCACCGCCGACCGCGAGCAGGCCGTCGGGCTGGCGCAGTGCTTGCTCCACGGGCGGGAACGGCGCCTCGGGATCGTCTGGCAGCAGGGCGGGCAGGGCGGTCATGGTGGTGATGATGCATCCGCCGCGCCCGGGACGACAGCATCAGTCCTTGAACGGCGAGTGCCCGACCAGGGTCGCCGCATACCTGCGTACCGCGGCCGACTCCTGCGCGCACCAGTCGCGCAATGCAGCGCGGAACTGCTCGTCCGCCACCCAGTGCCGGCTGCGCACGATCGTCGGCAGGAAGCCGCGCGCGAGCTTGTGCTCGCCCTGCGCGCCGGGCTCGAAACGGGTCAGTCCGTTCGCCAGGCAATAGTCGATGCCCTGGTAGTAGCAGGTCTCGAAGTGCAGGCCCGGCGCCGTCTCGCTGGCTCCCCAGTAGCGGCCGTACAAAGTGTCGCCGCCGCGCAGGCAGAGCGCGCCGGCGATCGGGCGTTCGTCGCGCATTGCCAGGAACATCACCAGCGAATCGGGCATCGCGCGTGCCATGTGGCGCAGGAAGTCGAGTGTCAGTGCCGGGTGGTTGCCGTACTCGGCGAATGTCTGCAGGTAGAAGCCATGCATCGCCGCCAGGTCGTCATCGCTGGCGTCGCGACCTTCGACCACGCGGAACGTCACGCCTGCACGGGCGACCTTGGCCCGCTCCTGGCGGATGTTCTTGCGGTGCTTGTGGTCGAACGCGGCCAGGTAGTCGTCGAAATCGCGCCATTCGCGGTCGTTGCGCCAGTGGTACTGCACGTCGATCCGCGACAGCCAGTCGCGGTCGAACTCTGCATCCTCGTCGTCGCGATGGAAATTGACGTGCACTGACGACAGCGCATTGCCAGCGCACAGTTTCGCCAACGCCGTTGCGAGTTCGGAGCGACGATCGAGATCGCGGGCGAGCAGGCGCGGTCCGGTGACGGGCGAGTAGGGCACCGCGCACAGCCACTTGGGAAAGTACTCGAGCCCGTGCTGCGCATAGGCATGCGCCCAGGCGTGATCGAAGACGAACTCGCCGTGCGAGTTCTCCTTCAGGTAGGCCGGGGCGGCGGCGACGAGGTTCGTGCCCTCCCACAGCGTCAGGTGCTGTGGCGTCCAGCCCCATTGCGCACGCAGGCAGCCGTGCTGTTCGAGGCCGCAGAGGAAGGCGTGGCTGACGAACGGATTGCAGCCATCGTGCAGGGCATCCCACTGCGAAGCAGGAATGTCCGACAGCGAGGTGATGATGCGCGGCGCGGTCATGCAGGAGCGGGGATGGCAATGACCAGAGCCCCGCCCTCCAACATCAACCTTCCTTATCGAGGAACTTCTCCGCATCCAGCGCTGCCATGCAGCCGAAGCCCGCGGAGGTGATGGCCTGGCGATAAACCTGGTCGGCGACGTCACCGGCGGCGAACACGCCCGGCACCGAGGTCAGCGTGGAGTTGCCTTCCAGGCCGGTGCGGATGGTGATGTAGCCGTTCTTCATCGCCAGCTGGCCTTCGAACAGCGAGGTGTTCGGGGTGTGGCCGATGGCGACGAACAGGCCATGGATCAGCACTTCGCGGGTCGAGCCGTCCTGCACCGACTTCACGCGCAGGCCGGTCACTCCGGCATCGTTGCCGAGTACTTCGTCGACCTCGTGGTGCCAGATCGGTTCGATCTTGCCGGACTGGATTTTCGCGAACAGCTTGTCCTGCATGATCTTCTCGGCGCGCAGCGTGTCGCGGCGATGCACCAGGTAGACCTTGCGGGCGATGTTCGACAGGTACAGCGCTTCTTCGACGGCGGTGTTGCCGCCGCCGATCACCGCCACGTCCTGCTCCTTGTAGAAGAAGCCGTCGCAGGTTGCGCAGGCGGAAACGCCGCGGCCCTTGAACATCTCTTCCGACGGCAGGCCCAGGTACTTGGCGGTCGCGCCGGTGGCGATGATCAGGGCGTCACAGGTGTACTCGCCGCTGTCGCCGACGAGCCTGAACGGGCGCGAGGAAAGATCGGCGGTATGGACGTGGTCGAACACCACTTCGGTGTCGAAGCGCTCGGCATGCGCCTGCATGCGCGCCATCAGGTCCGGGCCCATCAGCCCGTGGGCGTCGCCGGGCCAGTTGTCGACCTCCGTGGTCGTCATCAACTGGCCGCCCATCTGCAGGCCGGTGATCACCAGCGGCTTGAGATTGGCGCGGGCAGCGTAAACGGCCGCGGTCCAGCCAGCCGGGCCGGAGCCGAGGATGATGACGCGGGAGTGCTTCGATGGGGTCATTGGTATAATCGCGGGCTAATGGATTAAGGGGCGTTGGCGAGGTTGCAGCCATACGCCTGCGTGTGTCGGGTCGTCGAAGCCATAGCTTGGAGGCGGCACCCCGGCAAAACAAGGCGAGCTGCATGGACGCAATGTTGCACTGCGCCGTGAGCCCTGTCTGGCTTGTGAAGGACAATAGCGGTACGCGCCGCACATGCGGCGCTTTTTTGCGTCATTCCCCTCGCAATCGCCCGCGCATGCCCGCGCGGGGGGTTCAACACTTGCATCAACATTTCAAGAAGGTAGAGACATGCGGATCGGCGTTCCCAAGGAAACCAAGACCCTCGAAGGGCGCGTTGCGCTCGTTCCGGCTGCTGCCGGCGATCTGGTCAAGCGCGGCCACGAGGTCTGGCTCGAGAAGGATGCCGGCGTCAAGTCGGGCTTCACCGATGAGCAGTACACCCAGCTGGGCGTGAAGATTGCCGTCGATGCCGCGCAGCTCTACGAGAAGGGCCAGCTGATCGTGAAGGTGAAGGAGCCGATCGCCGGCGACCTCAAGCACCTGCGCAAGGATCACCTGCTGTTCTGCTACCTGCACCTGGCCGCAGAGCCGGAGCTGACGAAGCAGCTGCTCGACATCGGCCTGACCGGTATCGCCTTCGAGACCGTCGAGCTGCCCAACGGCGACCTGCCGCTGCTGGCGCCGATGTCGGTCATCGCCGGCAAGATCGCGGTCCAGGTCGGCACCCACCTGCTGCACCAGCCCGAAGGCGGCAAGGGCAAGCTGCTCGGCGGCCTGCCGTCGACCGAGCGTGGCAAGGTCGTCGTGTTCGGTGCCGGCCAGGCTGGCAGCGCCTCGGCGGCGCTGGCCGCGGCCGGCGGCTCGAACGTGGTCGTGTTCGAAATGCGCCAGGACCGCATGGACCAGATGATGCGCCTGGGCAACAACGTCACCACCCTGTACCCGTACGCCGACGTGGTCGCGCGCGAAGTGGCCTCGGCCGACCTCGTTGTCGGTGCGGTGCTGGTCACTGGCGCCCGCGCGCCGCACGTGCTGACCCGCGAGATGCTCAAGGGCATGCAGGACGGCAGCGTGGTGGTCGACATCTCGATCGACCAGGGCGGCTGCTTCGAGACCTCGCGCCCGACCACCTGGAAGGAGCCGACCTACGTCGAAGAGGGCGTCACCCACTTCTGCGTGACCAACATGCCCGGCGCCGTGCCGCAGACCAGCTCGCAGGCGATCTGCGCGGCGATCCTGCCGTGGGTCAACAAGCTGGCCTCGGGCGACGCCTGGCGCCAGAACCAGGCGCTGGTGCGCGGCATCAACGTCGAAGGCGGCAAGCTGGTGCACCCGGCGCTGCAGGACATGAAGCTCTAAAGCCCGCCAAGCGTCATTGCGGTATCGAACGGGGAGGGCCGGGAGACTGGCGCTCCCCGTTTCGTTTGCGGCCGGTGGGGGCCCTGTAGGGGGCCTCAATGGCTTCGGTTACGATCTTTGACGTGCGCAGGTAGCCAGAACCGGGGGCGTCGCCTCACATTTCTGGTCTTTCTGGCGTATATTCAACAACTAACAGTATCTAGCTAAGGCAGAACATCACGGTGGCGCAAGCGTCCACAGCCAGCCGCAAGAAAGTCACGGCCGAAAAGCTGCCGCCATCGCCGCGGCGGCAACGTCTCATGCGCGATATCGCGCTGATCATCATCGCGCCCGTGCTGCTGTACCTGCTTGCGAGCCTGGTGACGTTCTCGCCGCAGGACCCGGGCTGGTCGCACGCCGGCAGCATTACCGCGCCGCTGCACAACGTCGGCGGCCGGGTCGGTGCGTTCACTGCCGACATCCTCCTGTACCTGTGCGGCTATGTCGCCTTCCTGCTGCCGTTGATGCTCGGCGCGGTCGCCTGGATCGCCTTGTTCGGCATGGATGAGGACGGCGATGGCGATGCCGACCTTGGGCCGGCACTGCGACTGATCGGCATCGTCGGTTTCCTGGTGGCTGCAACGGGCCTGCTGCACCTGCGCGTCGCGTCGCCGGATTCGTTCTCGGCCGGCAGCGGCGGCATGCTCGGCCGGCTGGTCGGCAAATCGCTTTATCTCGGTTTCGGACCGGTGGGCGGGAATCTGTTCCTGCTGGCGTTGTTGCTGGTGTCGGTGACGCTGGCCACGGGCCTGTCGTGGTTCGCGGTGATGGACAAGATCGGCCAGTGGGTGCTGGCGCTCGGACCGACGGTAAGCAAGCTGTTCCGCCAGGGCGAGAAACAGGCGACCGAGTGGCAGCAGACCCGAGCCTTCCGCGAGGAGCGCGAAGAGGCACGCAAGGTCGACACGGAACTGCGCGCCAAGCGCGCGCCGGTGAAGATCGAACCGCCGGCGGCACCGGTGGTGGAGAAGAGCGAACGCGCCAAGCGCGAGCAGCAGATCCCGCTGTTCCACGTTGGCGACGGCACCGGCATTCCGCCGCTGGCGCTGCTCGACGATCCCAAGCCGCAGCCCAAGGGCTACAGCGAAGAAACGCTGGAGACGCTGTCGCGCCAGATCGAATTCAAGCTCAAGGACTTCCGCATCGATGCGCAGGTGGTCGGCGCCTATCCGGGCCCGGTGATCACGCGCTTCGAACTGGAGCCGGCGCCGGGCGTGAAGGTCAGCCAGATCAGCTCGCTCGACAAGGACATCGCCCGTGGCCTGTCGGTGAAGTCGGTGCGCGTGGTCGACGTGATCCCGGGCAAGTCGGTGGTCGGCCTGGAAACGCCGAACACCTCGCGCGAGATGATCTTCCTGTCTGAGCTGCTGCGCTCGAAGGAATACGACAAGTCGACCAGCCCGCTGACGCTGGCGCTGGGCAAGGACATCGCCGGCCGCCCGACGGTGGCCGACCTTGCGCGCATGCCGCACCTGCTGGTTGCCGGTACCACCGGCTCGGGCAAGTCGGTCGCGGTCAATGCGATGGTGCTGTCGCTGCTGTACAAGGCCTCCGCGAAGGACCTGCGGATGCTGATGATCGACCCGAAGATGCTGGAGCTGTCGGTCTACCAGGGCATCCCGCACCTGCTCGCGCCGGTCGTCACCGACATGAAGGAGGCCGCCAACGGCCTGCGCTGGTGCGTGGCCGAAATGGAGCGCCGCTACAAGCTGATGTCGGCGGTGGGCGTGCGCAACCTGGCCGGCTTCAACAAGAAGGTCAAGGACGCGGAAGAAGCGGGCCAGCCGATGATGGATCCGCTGTTCAAGCCCAACGCCGAACTCGGCGAGGCGCCGCAGCCGCTGGAGACGTTGCCCTTCATCGTCATCTTCATCGACGAATTCGCCGACATGATGATGATCGTCGGCAAGAAGGTCGAAGAACTCATCGCCCGACTGGCGCAGAAGGCGCGCGCCGCCGGCATCCATCTGATCCTGGCTACGCAGCGTCCGTCGGTGGACGTGATCACCGGCCTGATCAAGGCCAACATCCCTACGCGCATTGCCTTCCAGGTGTCGAGCAAGATCGACTCGCGCACCATCCTCGACCAGTCCGGCGCCGAAACGCTGCTCGGCCACGGCGACATGCTGTACCTGCCGCCGGGCACGGCGATGCCCGAGCGCGTCCACGGCGCCTTCGTCTCAGACGAGGAAGTGCACCGCGTGGTCGAGCATCTCAAGCAGGTCGGCGGCGGTCCGGACTACATCCAGGGCGTGCTCGACGAAGTGCAGACCATGGGCGACGGCATCGTCGTCGGCGCGACCGGCCTGCCGGAAAGCGGTGGCGGTGGCGGCGACGAATCCGATCCGCTCTACGACGAAGCCGTCCGCATCGTCACCGAGACCCGCCGTGCATCGATCTCGGGCGTTCAACGCCGCCTGAAAATCGGCTACAACCGCGCCGCGCGCCTGATCGAGGCGATGGAAATGGCCGGCGTAGTCACGCCTCCCGAGCACAATGGCGACCGCAGCGTGCTGGCCCCGCCACCGCCGAAGTAGGGCTGTCGCGGGGGCGGTCGTGCGTCCATTCATCTTTCCGGCGGCACACTGCGCCCATCGCGTCCGTGCCGCCACATCATCCAGGGACTCCCATGCGTTTCATCCATCTGACCGGCCTCATCGCCGCGCTGGCCGCTTCGAGCGCCTTCGCCGGCGCGCGTGACGACCTCAACACCTTCACCAAGGGCCTGAAGGGCCTTAGCGGGCAGTTCACCCAGCAGGTCTTCGATCCCAGCGGCAAGCTCAAGGAGAACTCGAGCGGGCAGGTGGCCCTGTCGGCGCCGCGGCTGTTCCGCTGGGAATACGTCAAGCCGTATCCGCAGCTGATCGTCGCCGACGGCAAGAAGGTCTGGGTGCACGATCCCGACCTGCAGCAGGTGACCGTGCGCCCGCAGGGCGAGGAAGAGCAGAACAGCCCGCTGTCGGCTTTGATCGATCCGAGCCGCCTGGACGCGCAGTTCAAGGTCAGGGAACTTGGTGCGGACGCGGGCCTGGAATGGCTGTCGCTGACGCCCAAGGGCGATAGTGACTCAGGCTTCCGTTCCGCCCGCTTGGGTTTCGGCCCGAGCGGCCTGGCCAAGATGCACGTGGTCGACGCGCTGGGTCAGCGCACCGAGATCAGCTTCAGCGGCTGGAAGCGCAACCCGGCGTTTGCCGCCGGGACATTCCGTTACACGCCGCCCAAGGGCGTGGACGTGATCGGCGGCGGCTGAGCCGCCACGATCTCCGGCGCAAGGCCTGCTTCGGCAGGCCTTTTCGTTATTCAGGGAGGCAGCGACGCCATTTCCCGGCCGCAGGAGCCTGCCGCAGATCAATGCATGCTTGCTGGACATGGGGGCTCGTGCTGTTGTTGGCGCACTTGCCAGAGGCATTTGCCGCCGAGCCGGGCGCGACCGCTCCGGCGACGCGGGCGTTGCCTCGCCCGGCGTTCGACACTGCATCGCCTGCTGTCCAGACACGCTCCAGGGACCGACCGGCGCTCGAGAAAGCCGTGGCCGGCGTCGTGGTTGGTGCGCTGGCCACGCAGTTCGATGGCCGCGCCATCGAAGCCCGCTTCGGCGCCATCGACGACCAGCCCGGCGACGCTGGCCGGCGTGTGATCAGCGGGGAAGGGCAGATGCGCTTTGTCGGCGACTGGGCCTGGATCGGCTTCACATTCCGCACCCAGTACGACGTGCTGCTCGGCCAGGCCGCTGCCCCGGAGCTGGTGCTGGGGGTCGGTGCGGAGGCGCGCCCGGTGCCCAACGACACGGCAGTGGTGCAGGATCTCGACGACGCCCTGGTGCAGGCACTGCGCTCGGACCTGACGTTCGCGTCGATACGCCTGCAGCTTGATCGCATTGAATCGGTAGAGGCCGGTCAGGGCTACCTGCTGATCGACGCCTCGGGGCTGGCCGACTTCGGCCGCGACGGCAGCAGCAAGATCCGCATTGCCGCGTTCTACGATCGCCGCAGCGGCCAATGGCTGCAGTTGCACTACGACCTGGGTGAAGCACCCGACACCGCCCTGCCGCCCGTCGCCGGTCGCTGAAGTTGCGAAATCGTTGACGCTGCACACCGCGGTCGCGGCCACGCACGCCACTCTTGGTATTGTGTGCGTGTCCCCGGCAAGGTTGCCAACACGTGGTCCGGCAAAGTTCCCCCCGAAACTCCGCTCCCGGTCTGTCCGCGAGCGAAGACCTGCTCCATGTCGACCGTGATGCCATGCGCCCGCTCGCTGAGCGCATGCGCCCGCGAACGCTCGACGAGATGGTCGGGCAGAAACGCCTGCTGGCACCGAAGTCGGCATTGCGTCGCGCGATCGAATCCGGGCGCGTGCACTCGATGGTGCTCTGGGGGCCGCCCGGTTGCGGAAAGACGACGCTGGCGCTGCTGCTGGCCAAGTACGCCGATGCCGAATTCCGCGCGATCTCGGCGGTGCTGTCGGGACTGCCGGAAGTGCGGCAGGTCCTTGCCGAGGCGGCGGTGCGATTTGGCGAAGGCCACCGCACGGTGCTGTTCGTCGACGAGGTGCATCGTTTCAACAAGGCGCAGCAGGACGCGTTCCTTCCGCACATCGAACGCGGCACGATCCTCTTCATCGGTGCCACCACCGAGAATCCGTCCTTTGAATTGAACTCGGCACTGCTGTCGCGTTGCCGCGTGCACGTGATGGAAGCGGTATCGGTGGAAGACATCCGCCTGGCGCTGCGGCAGGCATTGGCCGACGACGAGCGCGGCCTCGGTGGGCGCGGGCTCAAGGTCGACGACGAGGCGCTGGAACAGATCGCGCGCGCCGCCGACGGCGACGTCCGTCGCGGATTGACGCTGCTGGAGATTGCCGCCGAACTGGCCGAAGGCGAAGACGGCGAAATCACAGCTACCACTCTTGCGCAGGTGCTGGCCGACCGCACGCGTCGCTTCGACAAGGGTGGTGAGCAGTTCTACGACCAGATCTCGGCGCTGCACAAGTCGGTGCGCAGTTCCAATCCCGATGCCGCGTTGTACTGGCTCACGCGCATGCTCGATGGCGGTTGCGATCCGTCGTACCTGGCACGTCGACTCACGCGCATGGCCATCGAGGACATCGGCCTGGCCGACCCGCGTGCGTTGCAGATGGCACTCGATGCCTGGGACACGTTCGAACGCCTGGGCAGTCCCGAAGGCGAGCTGGCCTTCGCGCAGCTGACGCTGTACCTGGCCAGCACCGCCAAGTCGAATGCCGGCTATGCCGCGTTCAATGCCGCCAAGCGCGACGTCAGCGAGTACGGAACGCAGGACGTGCCGCTGCACCTGCGCAATGCGCCGACGAAACTGATGAAGCAGCTCGGTTACTCGAAGGGCTACCAGTACGACCATGACGCCGAAGGCGGCATCGCGCTGGACCAGACCGGGTTCCCCGATGCGATGGGCGAGCGCGTGTATTACCAGCCCGTCGATCGCGGCCTGGAGATCAAGCTGCGCGAAAAGCTCGAGCGCCTGCGTGCCGTTCGCGACGCTGCCCGGCGTGAGCGCGGTGTGAGCAGGGACGACGACTGATCCGGATATTTATCCGTGCGTTGCCAGTGCGAAACGCCAGAAGAACAGCAGATTTTCGATTCAACACGTTGAGTGGAAACGGGAATCGGTCTTTTGAAAGATGCCTGTAAAGCCAGGCGTTTCAGTTTCGCAATACTTTGCTGAATATGCGGTCCGCAGTTTGCGAGGACCGCCAATCAATGGTTTGCGCCGTGCCAATGGCGAAGGACATCAAGTCCGTCAAGGAAGCCGGTTTCAAATTTGCAACACCTTGGGCCGTTCTGCGGGTGT from Lysobacter arenosi encodes:
- a CDS encoding replication-associated recombination protein A gives rise to the protein MRPLAERMRPRTLDEMVGQKRLLAPKSALRRAIESGRVHSMVLWGPPGCGKTTLALLLAKYADAEFRAISAVLSGLPEVRQVLAEAAVRFGEGHRTVLFVDEVHRFNKAQQDAFLPHIERGTILFIGATTENPSFELNSALLSRCRVHVMEAVSVEDIRLALRQALADDERGLGGRGLKVDDEALEQIARAADGDVRRGLTLLEIAAELAEGEDGEITATTLAQVLADRTRRFDKGGEQFYDQISALHKSVRSSNPDAALYWLTRMLDGGCDPSYLARRLTRMAIEDIGLADPRALQMALDAWDTFERLGSPEGELAFAQLTLYLASTAKSNAGYAAFNAAKRDVSEYGTQDVPLHLRNAPTKLMKQLGYSKGYQYDHDAEGGIALDQTGFPDAMGERVYYQPVDRGLEIKLREKLERLRAVRDAARRERGVSRDDD